From Eremothecium sinecaudum strain ATCC 58844 chromosome III, complete sequence:
TCCTTAATTAGGGTCGTAGGCTCTTCCACCTGTGTCCAAGTGTGATAAATAAGTCGTACTAACTCTTCAATGAGTGTGATTCGCATACCGGCGTTCTCGGAGTCACTTCCTAAGCACTGTACCAACATAAACTCCTGCTCTTTGCATAAAAGTTTTATAGTGTGGCTTAGGACTGAACTATGGGGTAACATAGAAGGATGTTTGGTTAGTACCTTTTCTAAAATGGCTGCAATGGTAAGTTGAAGATTTAGTCCCCACTCTTCTACCCTGAGCTTGCAACTGCGTGACATTTTAGGGAATTGCTTGTGGACAACCTCTGGAATAGAATTAACGCCCTTAGAATCCACTAACTGTTCCAGCAGTTTAATGTTAGCATTGTCGCCTAGGCAGCGGATCATCCCAGAAATATTATATTCCAAAGGCAAATGTATATTATCGTTGTCTTCAATATTCTTGTCGTTGACCCTTCGTGCCCATACGTGGAACAATCTGGCTAGGATTGAGTCCCACCATTGTGAACTCGCAAATTCTTGTGGTAGGCTAACTTGAGCAAGACCATGTATAATTTCCACAGTATTATAAACGACATTAAAGATAGATTTGTAGGACATTGATAGAGACAGATGAATGATCTTAGTTACGTTATCCCAAATGCGTTTGTCAAAAAATTGTAGCTGTTCTTCTGGGGACTGCAGAAGCAGTAGTTTGATACATAGTTCCATGATATCAAAGCAGTAGAGCATTGCTAATATATCGATGAACTCATACTGAAAAATATTAGGTTTGACGTCCAATTTTAACGGCGACTCATGCAGCGGCTTCTTCAAGAGATGCTGGTATGTAATAGCCAGATCAGAAATGAATTGAAAAGTATCCTTTAATGCATTAATATGGATAGCACTAGGGCGGAATTGAATCATCTGGTACATACATGCAACAAGGAAAGGTACCGCAAACTTGCAGTCATTCTTTAATGTAATGCCTCTAATCAGCACAGCTAATTTTTCCAAACAACTATCAACTAGCATATCAAGCTGCATAGTACCCTTCATTTTAAACAACATCATTCTAATTGGCTTTCCCAGTGGAGCACGGGTCGCTAAAGGTAGAATATCGCCAATGCCGTCGGTATTTTCCAGGCAGATATGGTCTAAGATATCTAATAATGACATACTGCAACCATGTAATTTATTCAACACTAGAGCATCTACGAATAACGAAGACTCATCTGGTATTGTACGGTTTGGGTTTAACGGGACGAATTCTCTCGTAATGACGTTATCCACCTTACGCTTCTTGACTGAGTCACCTGGCGCCTGGTTAGGGGCAGCAAGCTGTACCGGAGAAGTATTAGCTTGGAATTTCGCCAGCTGACGCTTTTCCAACATCAGAAACTTTCTCTCGTCCTCCAACCTTTGTAACTCTTCTCTTAGCTTATTGATCTCTTGTTGGTGCACAGACTCTAGGtctttctctttcttctgTAAACGTTCTCTTTCCTTTTCTCTATCCTTTTCGAGTAGTAGCAGCTTATCTCGTAGCATACCTGCTTCTCCACGAGCTGCCATAAGCTCATTTTCCAATTGAGCAGCACTATTATATGTTGGGCCAGCAACATTTGCTGTCGTCGATAACTGAAGCTGTTGAGTATATACATCTGATCTAGTAGGCACGTTTGACAACTGGGTAGCCCTGGGCGGTCTATTAGCCAGTTCTAGGATATCATCGTCGCAGTCATCATCACTCCAGTCTATATCCATTATTATTTCCGACAAGTTCACTAGACTTTTAGAATTATTGAAGTACTTTATATATGTAGCGGACGAATATTTCTTCGGGCATATATTTGAAATAGCCATAAAGTGTAATT
This genomic window contains:
- the LCD1 gene encoding Lcd1p (Syntenic homolog of Ashbya gossypii AFR687W; Syntenic homolog of Saccharomyces cerevisiae YDR499W (LCD1)) gives rise to the protein MDIDWSDDDCDDDILELANRPPRATQLSNVPTRSDVYTQQLQLSTTANVAGPTYNSAAQLENELMAARGEAGMLRDKLLLLEKDREKERERLQKKEKDLESVHQQEINKLREELQRLEDERKFLMLEKRQLAKFQANTSPVQLAAPNQAPGDSVKKRKVDNVITREFVPLNPNRTIPDESSLFVDALVLNKLHGCSMSLLDILDHICLENTDGIGDILPLATRAPLGKPIRMMLFKMKGTMQLDMLVDSCLEKLAVLIRGITLKNDCKFAVPFLVACMYQMIQFRPSAIHINALKDTFQFISDLAITYQHLLKKPLHESPLKLDVKPNIFQYEFIDILAMLYCFDIMELCIKLLLLQSPEEQLQFFDKRIWDNVTKIIHLSLSMSYKSIFNVVYNTVEIIHGLAQVSLPQEFASSQWWDSILARLFHVWARRVNDKNIEDNDNIHLPLEYNISGMIRCLGDNANIKLLEQLVDSKGVNSIPEVVHKQFPKMSRSCKLRVEEWGLNLQLTIAAILEKVLTKHPSMLPHSSVLSHTIKLLCKEQEFMLVQCLGSDSENAGMRITLIEELVRLIYHTWTQVEEPTTLIKDLQNDLTICLWRIVFGNATGAKEVAELQESSLLIDAMHNLKVQEQIDYYEDALDAAHIPSFLSEELQRDKTVHCVAQLNAGCSYNCREQAKFVLERITSPEDADALYLSMVAE